The genomic region TTTCTGTGGGCTTTTTCGAGGACTTAACACGCCGGCATACCCACGCTCGTAATGAGAAACCTTTATATCCGTTGGTGATGAAACAGCTTTCATCCGAGAGGAGCCTTAGTCCTATGCGATCCCATCGCCCTGCTGCTGGCTCCCCGGTGGTTCCTGCTAGGGTGAAAAGACACGCAAACTTCGCAGCAGGGTCGCGAGCACGTTCGCTAAACACTCGGCGTTGAGGGCGAGCTGACCGGCACCGGCCGGGCCTACCCGCACGCAGGCCAACTCCCGGAAGCTGGAGGCCACATCGTGGATCTTCAGCACGATGTTGCGCGTCTGCAGCGGGGCCGAAGTGTACCTCGTGAGATCCTGCGCCAGCTCGGTGATGCGTCGCAGCGCCGACAGACACGCGGTCAGATGCTCGGGCAGGTTGGTGAGGTTCGCGTCGGACATCGAGACCACCAGGTGCTTGGAGGCGGTAACGAGCTGGAGCGACTGGTCGGTCAGCTCGTCCTTGGCCGCCTGGAAGCGATCTTCGTCGATCGATGTGCCACCACCGGCCGTTTGGGCCGCGGAACAGAGGGCCGCCACTTGGTCGAGCTTCACCAGCAGTCCAGCCATGGCCACGTCCGTTTTTGCCATCAGTGTGTCCACGTTCAGTACGTGTCCGTTCTTGTTGGAAAGGATTGGGCTGCCCGGGTTGCTGAAGGTAACGTTACCGGTGGGCAGTGATGGTCCAGTGGCTGTCGGGAGGGACGTCTTGCGGGACATTTGTGGGGAACAGAGGAGCGTCAGCTGTGCCCTACTGTCCGCCGGAGGGTTCTTCAGGCAGACCGGCGGGCAGTCGCTGTGTGACCGATGGTGACCGTTCGGGGGTTGCGGTTGTAGCTGATGCTTGTTGTCCTGTTGCATCGTCGTCACCGATGCTGCAGCCGGTTGTCCCGGGGTCATCTGTATCGTCTGCCCTGCGCCGAGCTCGTCCCGGTGATGGTTGAAGGCCCGTTCGATCTCCCTGTAACAGTTCGGATTGCGGTGAAAGTGGGGCGAACCTATGCCGGCCGTCCGTACCGGAGAGGAGTTGGCCGAAAGGGATACACCAGCCACGGCCGAGGGGTGATGTGGATGGTGCTGGAGATGATGCGGAAGATGCGGAGGTGGAGTTGAGTGCGCCGGATGGTGCTGATAGTGCTGGAGATGCTGGAGATGCTGTTGCTGGAGGTGGTTGAATGTGGCGTGCGGGTTCTTTAGAATCGGAACCGGACTGCGCAGGATACAGGGCTTCAGTGGGACCGGAGGTAGTGGCGGTTTCTTCGGCAGCTGTGTCGCCAGTATGACCGACGGGGGTGTGGGGGACTGCTCGAAGCGGGGCGGTAATGAGGGTGGGTCCATCTCGTAGTAATTCCCGGTGGTGCCGGTGATGCCGTTCATCCGCGCATAGTAAGGTGGAGAGCGTACGGGTGAACCAAGGCGAAGCTGAAGTTCCGCACTCTTTGGGGGTCGCTGGGGAGGGCTGGGCTGATTGGCCGCGGTGTGTGGGCAGGGTTTCGGTGGGAGTGCTAGGTTCGGTGGGTCGCTACTCTTCTGTTGCTCTGACTCTGCGTCGCCATTCTGTTTGTCTTTGGACTTGGATTTGGCGCAACAGGAAAACGGACCTTTACGATCAACGGTCGGGTACTCGATTACGTGACCGTTCGAGGGTGCCCCGCCGTTGGCAACGGGCGTCCCATTCGTATCGTTCGTTGACTTTCCCCCCGACACCGTGGTTGTCACCGCAGCCGCACTTGCGGCCTCACTGTTGCTGTAAAGGTCATACTCGTTGGAGTGGCTTCCATTACCACCGTTCGGTTGACGCAACTCCGGTGGATAGTACACCTCGAACCGACTCGGATCGTACGCGTACTTTGCAAGCAGCACACTGGAGATGGCACCGTTTGCCACCACGGGTAGCGTGCTGGGATCGGCATTGGTTCCGTTGACCGTCCGCGGTTTCGGAATCGGTCCACCGTCAACCGCGTAGTTCAAGTTCTTAAGCGTGTTAATGTTGTTGTTCTGACTGACACTACTCCCGAGATGGTTCTGAACCGGTGCAACCGTCGCGATTGCTCGATTCACCGGGGGATTCTGGGGTTCGGGAATgtcggtgttggtggtggtggctgtGGGTTTGCTACCATCGGTACGATCACCGAGCCCGGGCGGTGGAGGAATAATGTATGAAAGGATCTCCTCCGGGGTTAGCTCGACGGCTGGGGTAATCTTCTGGGTCGGGGGTTCTATCGTTACCTGCTTGAGAAACTCCTCGAGATCACCCGTACCGGACACGGCGTTTGTTGCTACCATCGGACCGCTCGGTTTTCCCGCTCGATCATCAAACCCGCTCGGTGGGACACTAAGCACGTGCAGGTTGTCCAGTTCGTCCGGTGTTTGGGGCGGTGGAATCGAGCGGAGATCGATAATGTCCGGATCGGTTTCGATGAGCGAATCGTCCCCGAGCAGCTCGTAGCCGTACAGGTCACCCAGCTTCTTTGCGGCAAGATCTGTACCATCTGTGCCTAACTCGGACGCACTACTGGCTTCCTTCAGCTGGCGAAGGTAGTCCTTCAGGTTCATATCGCGCCCATCGGTCGCACCGTCCGGACTGTGGAGCCCGAAGCTGGTGCGGATGGATTTATTCCTTAGGTTACCTGGGTGGCTTCCCGTCTGTGTTGAGTTCTgcatttgctgctgttgctgctgcagcgaCTGGTTAACGTTCTGCGTCTTATGAATCGGCGAACTGTTCGGGGTGTACAGGGACTCGGAGTCACTCTCGCTTTGCGAAAGATCATTTCCCAACGCCTGTAGATCGCTTAGAATCTGACTCAAGCCCGAAATCTTACGCTGACTCTTGGGGGTGTTCTGAGCCGAACCGGAACCCCCGTTATCGAGCTTCCCGTTCAGCTCACTAAATGGAGCCGTGTAGATGGAACTGAGTCCCTTCGCAATGCCATCCAGCCCCTGGTTGATGGTTTCCGTCAGCAGCGTCAGCGAGTCACTGTGCTTCAGCACACCCGGCCCATCCTCGGTCGAGCTCTGCTTGCTGCTGTTCAGACTCTCGCAATCGCTCTCATCCACATCGACGGACGTTTCGCGCCAGAAGTTCAGCTTACCGCCCGGCTTCACCTCGAACTCGTGCCCATAGTCGCCGTGTTCGTTCAGGTAGCGCTCGGAGTTTTCGACGAGCTTTTGCATTTCCGCAACGCGCCGAAGTACCTCCTCGTTGCGAGCCTCCGGAACGCCACCGGGCAGCCGGCCTACGCCACCACCGACCATCGTGCCATCCTTCGACGCGCGCACATCCCTGCCCTGCTGTTGGGCCGTTTCGAAATCGTACTCCTTCAGACTGGGCCGTACGTTTCGGTTCGACATACGTGCACTGTTCGCGTTGCGGTCACATTCGTCCGAGCGGCTCGAGGAGCTGATGGACCCGGTGGCGCTGCGGAACCCGGTCGAGTGGTACGGCGGTGGCATAAGGAACGCTATGCTGTGCGTTGGCTTCTCCGTCGGTAGGTAGCTCCAGCCGTTACTGACCACCGTGTGCTGCGATAGGTACGGTGGTGCAATGTCTTCTATTTGAATATCGCGTTCTTGCTCCAGCGGCAGCTCTTTACCTATAGTGTggacaaaaataaagaaatgtgGATACACTTTAATATGATCTGATACAAAAACATAACGATATGTCACTTACCGGCCATTAACCGATAGTAGCCCGCTAGTACGATGGCAAACTCCGAAGCGTCACGGTCCTCCATCGAGAAGTTGATCACCCGATCGGGAGTTATGAAGACGGTCACGGTGTTCGAGATGTCGTCATCACGCGTTACCACGACGCGAATCAACTCCTCTAGATTGCAAATTGGTTGTGGCTGTTGGAAAATacaaattgatttgtttccgAAAGGTTAATTAATCTGCACACACAGAATCGAGTGAGTCGGTCTgtatttgtttacaaaataaaagttatttatacttttcttATCAGATGTTTACCCCTTGCTTATCGTGTGTACAAGTTTGCCTAATATAATCATCAAAAACATACGAGGCGCAATTATTGACCATTGAATTTCCAAGTCACACGAATTGGCTGATAACGTATCTCCATTCCcggtttgaaaagaaaaaaaaatgctcgaTAGTTCCAGCAAGCAATGGTCTACCCGTTTTCCCCAACTCCCCAGGGAATGCCTTCCTTCCCGCACAAAACGGACGGCTGTACAGAAGCACAAAAGATAAATGAGGTGTCTGTCAGATATTTCTACCTTGGATCGTTCCGGTTCGCGGATACGCGTCCTTACACTCCAAAATGGATCGTAGTAAGAAGCGCGGCCTCAATCTTTTCTACCACTAACGGTAGCATTTTCCAGCGATCAATCACGGTTCCGTGAGCACCAGAAAGGCTCGCGAGGGCTcggcaaaacttttccaacagcatcggTTCCGGGTTAGGATTTATAAGTGCCACCAGATTTGTCATCGGCTTTCGGAAGAATGAGCGATCCGTTTGGGCCCTGAATTGATTTGTTCCCCTTTACAGTGTGCTCTGGACAGTGGTTGTTGGTAGTATATGAACTAGCTGGACCGAAGAATAGAACCCTAAGAGAGACAAGGACAAAAACCTCCTGTACGGCAGACATTCCTTTCTACTAACTCTTTTCACCATAATCGGGAAACTTTTCAAACTTCCAACAGGATGCGGTACTAATCGTACACACGTGCCAAAACGGAACTATACGAGTAGAGGCAAGTTTCAGCACCCGGTGTTGTATCGCTTggaggagggaaaagttttcaaaacttttcgAAGTGAAAGTGGGGACTACTCCGAAGACGAGCGCACAAACTTTAGCATTGTTAACGTATTCATAATGGAAAACTGAAGCGggattttttgtgtgtgccagCTGAACTGACAAATATACGTATGTGTAGGAAGATTCACATACGAGGTGATAAGTTGTTACTACACAAGACACACGAAAGTTTGTAACCTTTTCAGAAGTGGGGGgaaatgttgcaaaaataaCGATATGTTTCGCAACTATTTGGATTTGATCCTCTTCCATAACGTTACATTATGCTTACCACAGAGGTATGCTGAACATATCTCGGCAAAAACatgataatttatttgaaatattaaataattagTAGCATCTTAAGTGATGAATTTCAAAATCGATTATAATATAGGAGCATATCGTTATTCAAGCGGGTTGTCAGAAAGGAGTTTGGAGGAGAACTTCAAACTGAAGAACGTTCCTAAAGAGACCCACAAATTCACCTGATTAGCATCACCAATCACGATCGCCGCGACCTCACCGACTGTAATTATCATCAATTTCAAGACTAATGCCTCGGCAAACAACCATTTCCCAAGCCAAACAAATGTAGCTTCCGGGATGGGTGGGGGGCAAGGGGGTGGTTGGTTATGTTCAAGGAGCCGGTTCTCGAAACAAGCTGTCCGGGAGTTTGCGTTCGTCGATCAATCCTGGTGCCATCCATTGGTGGAGGAGGTGAAAACCGGTGGAAACTTAAACAGTCGAACGGAACCGTTCGGCGTTGTGACGGAAGTAAATTTCCAAAGCGATGGCGCTcacataaatacacacacgcacgcacgcacatacGCTTATATTCGTTCGCATAACCTACACCTCCGATGCGTAGATGATAATAAATTCTCATTAAATATTTGCCCTagattttcgtttcgttaacGGGTCCTGTTTGGGAAGTTTCgctggcgcgcgcgcgcgcgccgtTTTTCCCCAACCCCTTGGGCAAACAGTTTCCGCGTTTACCCGCACCAACTGTTGGACGcgcggaaaggaaaagcgaaacCAAGATTAGGAAAATTGGAAACCGAAAGCGTACGGCTACCAGCGGAGACTTGTCCACGTTCAGGAAATGCCGCCCTGCGAATCGTGGTGCCGGTGCTTAATTACACCTCGCGGGCAAATCAGATTGAGGCCGCGTGGGTGTGGACAGGGGCAAAGTGCTTGtagggaggggtggggggccAAACTTTTTATGCGCATTTCATCGAACGCCCGGGCGTTGGGCAGTGGGATACACGGTTCAGGATAACCTGGACGAGATTTAATTTGGTATATTTATGATGAATCTTATGAACGACCAACTAAGCAGCATATTACATGTTCGGGAATCCAACGCAGGTTATGATTAAGTCCcgttaaaattaatgaatttaaTTGCGCCCCGTTGGAAAACTCAcgttgtaaaattattttgggTGGAGTGAGTACACTGATATTAAAACGAATTAAAAGTCACTATCCATTAATGGGATTTTTATTGCGGCAGGGGGTTTAACCTGCAGCAACCTGTTTGAATATAGATGTATAAAACCAGCTGCCAAACTTACCACCGTGTTTCGTATGCCCGCGATTTGACTGAGGCCGAACCGGGGACTCACGAGCAGCACACGTTCGACACCGTCCCGTTGGTTGGTGCTGAAGCATTTCGCTCCATAGCTCGGCAGTCCGGAAATGATGTCCAGATAGTGAATTTTGGCCTGGTTTGGAGAAAGTGGAGAGCGATACATTTGGATGCTTTTTTCCGACGCTATGATTCGGGGAGGTATTACCTGCAGCTGGGTGAGCATTTTCGTCGACGAGCCAGTCATCTGGGAGTTCAGCTTGAGGAAGTGTCCCAACAGTCGCCGCAGTTCCTTGCGTTTCATTCCTTCGATCAGCGAAGCAGGCACAAAGCGATCCAGTCCAAACTCTCGTCTGCGGTGAGGGTAGAGGGGAACGAATTGTTATACTTTGGATACACTTGAAATTGTTCCCAAAAATGTTAAGAGTTCGATAACAGTATCAggtgtttttattaaatcaattGAAAACACCCATCTCAAAGCAGTTTCAATTGCATAATCTTTCTCAACCTAGCCtttggaatattttttcattgcaaTAATAACGTATCCGGGAATTGAGtagaaaactattttcaacACCCCCTCGTGTGCATTTCAATGGAATACCAAGTGCCATATATTAAATCACTTCGTGGACCTCTTTTTGCAAACCAAAAACTGTAGAACAGAAACTCATTTAGCACGAACTTTTAAGTTGCCTTTTGTAGCTTTCGACAAAATTAGTTGCACTCCGAGCAACGCCGCACTTCCGAGGCCGAAGTTTTTCCAAATTCTTTCCCAGCCAAACACGCTGAACTGAACAATCAAAGTGAACCGAAAGGCGGAAGAAAACTTTTGCACCATTCTTTCATTCCGGGCCATCTTCACATTCTCTCCCCGGTGCGTTGGATGcatttgcaaatatttgtcCTTGTCAGCGGTGGTGGTGCATACCGCGTGCGGAAATCTGGCCGTTCGGGCGAAAAGCGAAACCTGGGAAACTTTTCCTCCAgccacacacagacacaaaacGCACACGCAGCAACGACATACCGCGTGCTCGATGCACAATGGGAAAAACCccgaaagaaacgaaaatcgGAAATTCCGGAACTCTTTTCACAAATTGAACTAATTTTGCCACCACCGAGGGCCACCGGGGGCGGTGGTAGTTGGGGAGGTTTCGGCGCATACTGGCAAGTCACTGTCCTTCCCTGCATTCCGGCGCTAActtccacaaacacacgccgCGAAGTACGTGGGCCAAAGTTTTTCGGTAAGACATTTCATGATTTGTAACATTCCGAAAAAGGGGTGAAATCTTTTATCTACTTTCCGGTATGTAGAGAGGTctgtatctgtgtgtgtgtgtgtgcttagtGGTAAGTGAAAACCCGCCGTCACGGATCCGTTACTAAATGGAATATGAAAGTATGCGCCGCTCGAAAGCCGATGGCTGCTCGTTTTGATTTGGCTCAACATTCTTTAATGTCACGTACGAGTATGCAAAATCCGTTGGAAAAGTCGACAAAGTGAAATCATTctttattgaaaataattaactTTTCTTTCGCTGTTTTCAGGGATTGATTTGATTGAGgaaaaagttagaaaaaatgtttctttcgaaagaattttgtttttgaaatttcacaaacaaaaaaaccactaTTCTcaatagatgtttttttttgtgcttttagCCACTTAAAGCAACCGAATACTTTTAGTGGCGTTTGAGTGGGGAAAAGGGAAGAGAATGGACCGAGCCAAGAGTCTGAAGTTTTAATTGACTTAAAAAAATGAGTGCTTATGTTAAGgaacttttcgttttctccgCCCTCAAATTCCATTTCAATCTTGAAGCTGAATTCAGTAAAGTAATGAAACCGTCATCCTTGCGATACTTTCTTATTCGTTTCCCTTGGTACGCGCATTGTTATGACCATCGATGTTGGCGGTCAAAAGCGTCGCAAACAATAGTTCCACTTCTggcgttttcccttttgttgtGAAGAGCAATTGAAATGGAACTCGTTGATAATTAACGTTAGACACCCCCCCGCGAACCCACCCAACAATGACCGACCATACTTACTCAACAGTTTTTACAGTTAATTTCGCGGGCGAAATGTTATTGGCGAGCGCATGCTGGTGCATGTGCAGAGCGGCCAGCCGCAGGGCGACCTCGGGCTGCAGCTCCGGGGCGAAGCGCTCCTGCGTGACGTCGTTGCAGCACTGCAGGAACAGATAGTCCAGCGCGTTGAGGTCCTTCTGGGCCAGGCCGGCCGCCGACACCGGCACGAACGTTACCCGAAACAAGCACCGCAGCTTGTGTGCGCCGGGCCGGGCCGCTATCTGTGATGGTGGAATGAAAAGGGCATTTAAACGAATGAAATATGGTTTTATGTAAGCGTTTAGCATGAAGCAAACACCATCATCGGGGAATGCTTCAGATTATTACTTGGCGAGTTAGCAGCCAAACACTGACTTtttctagagttgtgtaattccgattcagattcatgaatctgaatgattctttgcgttttagattattattattattatttgtgaTTTATTGGTCTTCAATTTAATTCATTACATAGTAAACTTTACATTTGTATTACAGGGTTCATCAATTGTTTTTCTCTGTGATTCTGATGGCTTCTTTTACCGTTAAGGCATTACTTATTGCTAGTTATCATACGCTATTACTGACATTGTTTGGTTCcctggaaaatttttcaaaaacctcaggcttgaaaaaaaattgcgtTTTAGAGATTTATGTATCTTTTAataagagattcatgaatccgaaAGATCCATCAACTGATGAATAGTTATGAGCAAAAATGATTAGAGGGATCCCCTTTTTTTGATCGCATGATCCACATTATCTAAAGAatcatggagattcgtgacaggtccatgaaagattcatgaagattcattgagGTTTCGAAACATGCATTGaggtttgaagattcgaatccccaGAGATTCATGGATCCATTTGAATGAAtattaggtgaaagattcacgAATGAAACCAGCCAAAAgtttcataaggcacaacattaattttgttcaacttCTCTAACAGCTTTATAGCAACCGAAAACTGGTTTTAACAAATCTGTTACGTAAATGTTGTTCCTCAAATGACGTCCTGTGGCATCCGTTGCATGGATTTTACGGCAAACAAGggcgaaaaaacaaatattgtcGCTTCGTGGAAATGAATTTGGCTCTACTTAACGGCGGACGCCATCCAGCAGCCATTATCGTAAATCTGTACTATCGGATCGCGGAGAAGATTTAAGCTTGCAGAGATTTAAGCTGCGGGACATTGCCTCCGGGCAATCGTATGAAATGAGTTTCTAGATTTAAATTGGAACAGTCGAGTTTAACGAACCATATTTcgtggagaaaacaaaaaaaaaaactggggtACGTTTAGAACAgtgtacattttaatttaaagttgCAATATGTTTATACCTGTTGCAACGTACCAACACGTACACTCGAATGTATGTAAAATGGTTTATTCAAACTTCTTTTCATCCATTTGAGAGTGGTTTGACAACAATTGCAACCATCATCTCACAACCGAGTGATTGAAAACGGAGTGATTGATACCCCTGGTCGGGTATCGAATGGAACGGTTGCTTTCCTTCTGGTTTCTGCGGTTTCACCGGAGCACACGTGCCGGAAGCAAAACTACCCTTGCCTACAGAGCTCGGCAAAATCCCGGggcctctgtgtgtgtgtgtgtgtgtgtgtgtgtgagttgttTTTCGATGCGATACTTACCCGGGCGACCGTTTCCTGCGGATCCAGCAGCGTGAGCTTGTTGCGCTTTAAACTTTTCACGTGCTCCACCACCAGACTGAAGTGCTCACCGGCGGTTAGGCACAACTTATCGCGTAACGATGTAACAACGTTCTAGGCGGTTCCCAGCAGCATCCAGCAGCGTAGGT from Anopheles coustani chromosome 3, idAnoCousDA_361_x.2, whole genome shotgun sequence harbors:
- the LOC131260411 gene encoding uncharacterized protein LOC131260411, yielding MQPGPLLSTDHQQQQQQHQQQQQQQQHQQHLQQHAQNLLSAQQPSSLTSSSSASSTPPIQDVSRYLETLQEQLKEGWTAHTAKDGRLYYCNHITRTAGWLPPIENWVQTNDLPYGWEKAIDQKGQPYYINHLNKTTTYEEPIRHHGNDSPPEPRVVILQRSPTLGFGFVAGSEKPVIVRFVTEGGPSVNKLEPGDQILAVNGEDVKDAPRDHVIQLVRNCETSVTLLVCQPQLYNAVGRKSTLLSAGKKAKLKSRPIRVRFAESVCVNGAPLFPPSAFSLGDLCVPPMANVLKVFLENGQTKSFKYDSTTTVQNVVTSLRDKLCLTAGEHFSLVVEHVKSLKRNKLTLLDPQETVARIAARPGAHKLRCLFRVTFVPVSAAGLAQKDLNALDYLFLQCCNDVTQERFAPELQPEVALRLAALHMHQHALANNISPAKLTVKTVEREFGLDRFVPASLIEGMKRKELRRLLGHFLKLNSQMTGSSTKMLTQLQAKIHYLDIISGLPSYGAKCFSTNQRDGVERVLLVSPRFGLSQIAGIRNTVPQPICNLEELIRVVVTRDDDISNTVTVFITPDRVINFSMEDRDASEFAIVLAGYYRLMAGKELPLEQERDIQIEDIAPPYLSQHTVVSNGWSYLPTEKPTHSIAFLMPPPYHSTGFRSATGSISSSSRSDECDRNANSARMSNRNVRPSLKEYDFETAQQQGRDVRASKDGTMVGGGVGRLPGGVPEARNEEVLRRVAEMQKLVENSERYLNEHGDYGHEFEVKPGGKLNFWRETSVDVDESDCESLNSSKQSSTEDGPGVLKHSDSLTLLTETINQGLDGIAKGLSSIYTAPFSELNGKLDNGGSGSAQNTPKSQRKISGLSQILSDLQALGNDLSQSESDSESLYTPNSSPIHKTQNVNQSLQQQQQQMQNSTQTGSHPGNLRNKSIRTSFGLHSPDGATDGRDMNLKDYLRQLKEASSASELGTDGTDLAAKKLGDLYGYELLGDDSLIETDPDIIDLRSIPPPQTPDELDNLHVLSVPPSGFDDRAGKPSGPMVATNAVSGTGDLEEFLKQVTIEPPTQKITPAVELTPEEILSYIIPPPPGLGDRTDGSKPTATTTNTDIPEPQNPPVNRAIATVAPVQNHLGSSVSQNNNINTLKNLNYAVDGGPIPKPRTVNGTNADPSTLPVVANGAISSVLLAKYAYDPSRFEVYYPPELRQPNGGNGSHSNEYDLYSNSEAASAAAVTTTVSGGKSTNDTNGTPVANGGAPSNGHVIEYPTVDRKGPFSCCAKSKSKDKQNGDAESEQQKSSDPPNLALPPKPCPHTAANQPSPPQRPPKSAELQLRLGSPVRSPPYYARMNGITGTTGNYYEMDPPSLPPRFEQSPTPPSVILATQLPKKPPLPPVPLKPCILRSPVPILKNPHATFNHLQQQHLQHLQHYQHHPAHSTPPPHLPHHLQHHPHHPSAVAGVSLSANSSPVRTAGIGSPHFHRNPNCYREIERAFNHHRDELGAGQTIQMTPGQPAAASVTTMQQDNKHQLQPQPPNGHHRSHSDCPPVCLKNPPADSRAQLTLLCSPQMSRKTSLPTATGPSLPTGNVTFSNPGSPILSNKNGHVLNVDTLMAKTDVAMAGLLVKLDQVAALCSAAQTAGGGTSIDEDRFQAAKDELTDQSLQLVTASKHLVVSMSDANLTNLPEHLTACLSALRRITELAQDLTRYTSAPLQTRNIVLKIHDVASSFRELACVRVGPAGAGQLALNAECLANVLATLLRSLRVFSP